Proteins co-encoded in one Uloborus diversus isolate 005 chromosome 9, Udiv.v.3.1, whole genome shotgun sequence genomic window:
- the LOC129229853 gene encoding sulfur globule protein CV2-like, which produces MNSMVFTFCFVTLLFSASMSSGSGAVPGYYAAGYYGGYPFGYGAYNNYLNGGLVPGAVSPLTAAGAVAAYNYGNLGYGYNYGYGYPYASGYGFPYYKK; this is translated from the exons ATGAACTCCATG GTATTTACCTTCTGCTTCGTCACGTTGCTGTTCTCCGCTTCTATGAGTTCAGGCTCAGGTGCAGTTCCTGGATATTATGCAGCAGGCTATTACGGTGGATATCCTTTTGGATATGGGGCTTATAATAACTATTTAAACGGAGGACTAGTTCCCGGAGCTGTTTCACCATTGACAGCTGCTGGAGCCGTTGCAGCTTACAACTATGGCAACTTAGGATACGGATATAATTACGGGTATGGATATCCTTACGCTTCAGGTTACGGATTTCCTTACTATAAAAAGTGA